A genome region from Lytechinus pictus isolate F3 Inbred chromosome 14, Lp3.0, whole genome shotgun sequence includes the following:
- the LOC135156616 gene encoding kelch-like protein 17 isoform X2: MKRRRNRTMELGPLQVNTSGTARGGVSCGGSSAGGQRPSSALGLMTSPSPLSPSAPSQCLSPTSSGSSGSSSGGQSSGVYIIHHAQRHTNDSFLAMDKMRQQGALCDIVLKVADNEIRAHRLVLASCSAYFHAMFTSDMSESHRSEVTLHEIDPEAVNQLVSFAYTAEIMIGESNVQALLPAASLLQMESVRDACCKFLVGQLDPSNCLGIRRFADTHGCYDLEQSSRQYALFNFCHVVNTEEFLQLPQQEVEQMVSSEQLNVTSEEEVFSAVIQWLQFNEEERKDSVSQLLRCVRLPLLNRDFLVTQVEAHPVVQQCNGCKDLLIEAMKYHLLPEQRSTLQSPRTRLRQNPSQVPVLFAVGGGSLFAIHNECECYDPLLNSWRPMPTMNARRARLGAAAIGKIIYAIGGYDGSHDLASVECFNTQTHSWFELAPLGTKRSSLGVAVLNGLIYAVGGYDGASCLNSAERFDPLTNSWTSITPMSARRRYVKVAALGGCLYAVGGYDGSTHLSSIEKYDPRTNTWTSIPNMINRRVSMGVAVIANQLFVVGGSDGAMCLSSAESFNPEINLWEPLPSMSIRRSTHDAIALDGQLYVVGGNDGSSSLNSAERYDPKTHRWTTISGMSTRRSSVGVTVADIVASRASHNSVAEQQL, encoded by the exons ATGAAAAGAAGAAG GAATCGCACGATGGAGCTGGGGCCGCTGCAAGTCAACACCTCCGGCACCGCACGGGGAGGAGTGTCCTGCGGAGGGTCATCAGCTGGGGGTCAACGCCCCAGTTCAGCCTTAGGACTGATGACCTCGCCCTCCCCTTTGAGCCCCTCCGCCCCCTCCCAGTGTCTCAGCCCCACCAGTAGCGGCAGCTCCGGCAGCAGCAGCGGGGGGCAGTCCTCCGGCGTTTACATTATCCACCATGCCCAGCGTCACACCAACGACTCCTTCCTTGCCATGGACAAGATGCGGCAACAGGGGGCGCTGTGCGATATCGTCCTCAAGGTTGCGGATAATGAGATCAGAGCTCATAGGCTGGTCCTTGCTTCATGTAGTGCCTATTTCCATGCAATGTTTACAA GTGATATGTCAGAATCCCATAGGTCAGAGGTCACACTCCATGAGATTGACCCCGAAGCTGTCAATCAGCTAGTCTCCTTTGCATACACTGCCGAGATCATGATTGGAGAGAGTAATGTCCAG gCTCTACTCCCAGCGGCCAGCCTACTTCAGATGGAGAGCGTCCGAGATGCTTGCTGTAAGTTCCTGGTCGGTCAGCTTGACCCGTCAAACTGTTTAGGAATCCGAAGGTTTGCGGACACCCATGGTTGCTATGATCTCGAGCAGTCATCCAGACAGTATGCTCTCTTTAACTTCTGCCATGTGGTCAATACAGAGGAATTCCTACAGCTGCCACAACAGGAG GTTGAGCAGATGGTGTCTAGCGAGCAATTGAATGTTACGTCAGAAGAAGAAGTATTCAGTGCTGTTATACAGTGGCTTCAATTCaatgaagaagaaaggaaagactCAGTCAGTCAG CTGTTACGATGCGTCAGGTTACCTCTCCTGAACCGAGATTTCCTCGTCACACAAGTTGAGGCACATCCTGTTGTTCAGCAGTGTAACGGATGCAAAGATCTCCTAATAGAGGCCATGAAGTATCATCTATTACCAGAACAAAGATCAACTCTCCAGTCCCCCAGGACGAGGTTACGACAGAATCCTTCTCAAGTGCCAGTACTATTTGCAGTAG GTGGAGGCAGCCTATTTGCAATACATAATGAATGCGAATGCTACGACCCTCTCCTCAACTCATGGAGACCCATGCCCACGATGAACGCTCGTCGAGCCAGGCTTGGAGCTGCAGCCATCGGCAAGATCATATACGCCATAGGAGG CTATGATGGCTCACATGACCTGGCTTCAGTAGAGTGCTTCAACACCCAAACACACTCCTGGTTCGAGCTTGCCCCACTTGGCACCAAGCGCAGCTCTTTAGGTGTGGCCGTACTGAATGGTCTTATCTACGCTGTAGGTGGGTACGATGGTGCGTCTTGCCTGAACAGCGCAGAACGATTCGATCCTCTGACCAACTCCTGGACGTCGATAACGCCCATGTCAGCCAGGAGGAGATATGTCAAGGTCGCTGCTTTGG GTGGATGCTTGTATGCAGTAGGGGGTTATGATGGTTCCACCCACCTCTCGAGCATCGAGAAGTACGACCCACGGACAAACACCTGGACCTCCATCCCAAACATGATCAACCGACGAGTCAGTATGGGCGTGGCCGTCATAGCCAACCAGCTCTTCGTCGTCGGGGGTAGCGACGGGGCCATGTGCCTGAGCAGTGCGGAGAGCTTCAATCCGGAGATAAACCTGTGGGAACCGCTGCCCTCTATGTCGATCCGAAG gAGTACCCATGATGCAATAGCTCTTGATGGCCAGCTCTACGTTGTTGGGGGTAACGATGGAAGTAGTAGTCTGAATAGCGCAGAACGTTATGACCCCAAGACACATCGCTGGACGACGATATCTGGTATGTCAACGAGACGTAGTAGTGTGGGAGTAACGGTTGCTGACATCGTCGCATCGAGGGCGTCACACAATAGCGTCGCCGAGCAACAGTTATAG
- the LOC135156616 gene encoding kelch-like protein 17 isoform X1 → MAAYRRFRNRTMELGPLQVNTSGTARGGVSCGGSSAGGQRPSSALGLMTSPSPLSPSAPSQCLSPTSSGSSGSSSGGQSSGVYIIHHAQRHTNDSFLAMDKMRQQGALCDIVLKVADNEIRAHRLVLASCSAYFHAMFTSDMSESHRSEVTLHEIDPEAVNQLVSFAYTAEIMIGESNVQALLPAASLLQMESVRDACCKFLVGQLDPSNCLGIRRFADTHGCYDLEQSSRQYALFNFCHVVNTEEFLQLPQQEVEQMVSSEQLNVTSEEEVFSAVIQWLQFNEEERKDSVSQLLRCVRLPLLNRDFLVTQVEAHPVVQQCNGCKDLLIEAMKYHLLPEQRSTLQSPRTRLRQNPSQVPVLFAVGGGSLFAIHNECECYDPLLNSWRPMPTMNARRARLGAAAIGKIIYAIGGYDGSHDLASVECFNTQTHSWFELAPLGTKRSSLGVAVLNGLIYAVGGYDGASCLNSAERFDPLTNSWTSITPMSARRRYVKVAALGGCLYAVGGYDGSTHLSSIEKYDPRTNTWTSIPNMINRRVSMGVAVIANQLFVVGGSDGAMCLSSAESFNPEINLWEPLPSMSIRRSTHDAIALDGQLYVVGGNDGSSSLNSAERYDPKTHRWTTISGMSTRRSSVGVTVADIVASRASHNSVAEQQL, encoded by the exons ATGGCTGCATACAGAAGATTTAG GAATCGCACGATGGAGCTGGGGCCGCTGCAAGTCAACACCTCCGGCACCGCACGGGGAGGAGTGTCCTGCGGAGGGTCATCAGCTGGGGGTCAACGCCCCAGTTCAGCCTTAGGACTGATGACCTCGCCCTCCCCTTTGAGCCCCTCCGCCCCCTCCCAGTGTCTCAGCCCCACCAGTAGCGGCAGCTCCGGCAGCAGCAGCGGGGGGCAGTCCTCCGGCGTTTACATTATCCACCATGCCCAGCGTCACACCAACGACTCCTTCCTTGCCATGGACAAGATGCGGCAACAGGGGGCGCTGTGCGATATCGTCCTCAAGGTTGCGGATAATGAGATCAGAGCTCATAGGCTGGTCCTTGCTTCATGTAGTGCCTATTTCCATGCAATGTTTACAA GTGATATGTCAGAATCCCATAGGTCAGAGGTCACACTCCATGAGATTGACCCCGAAGCTGTCAATCAGCTAGTCTCCTTTGCATACACTGCCGAGATCATGATTGGAGAGAGTAATGTCCAG gCTCTACTCCCAGCGGCCAGCCTACTTCAGATGGAGAGCGTCCGAGATGCTTGCTGTAAGTTCCTGGTCGGTCAGCTTGACCCGTCAAACTGTTTAGGAATCCGAAGGTTTGCGGACACCCATGGTTGCTATGATCTCGAGCAGTCATCCAGACAGTATGCTCTCTTTAACTTCTGCCATGTGGTCAATACAGAGGAATTCCTACAGCTGCCACAACAGGAG GTTGAGCAGATGGTGTCTAGCGAGCAATTGAATGTTACGTCAGAAGAAGAAGTATTCAGTGCTGTTATACAGTGGCTTCAATTCaatgaagaagaaaggaaagactCAGTCAGTCAG CTGTTACGATGCGTCAGGTTACCTCTCCTGAACCGAGATTTCCTCGTCACACAAGTTGAGGCACATCCTGTTGTTCAGCAGTGTAACGGATGCAAAGATCTCCTAATAGAGGCCATGAAGTATCATCTATTACCAGAACAAAGATCAACTCTCCAGTCCCCCAGGACGAGGTTACGACAGAATCCTTCTCAAGTGCCAGTACTATTTGCAGTAG GTGGAGGCAGCCTATTTGCAATACATAATGAATGCGAATGCTACGACCCTCTCCTCAACTCATGGAGACCCATGCCCACGATGAACGCTCGTCGAGCCAGGCTTGGAGCTGCAGCCATCGGCAAGATCATATACGCCATAGGAGG CTATGATGGCTCACATGACCTGGCTTCAGTAGAGTGCTTCAACACCCAAACACACTCCTGGTTCGAGCTTGCCCCACTTGGCACCAAGCGCAGCTCTTTAGGTGTGGCCGTACTGAATGGTCTTATCTACGCTGTAGGTGGGTACGATGGTGCGTCTTGCCTGAACAGCGCAGAACGATTCGATCCTCTGACCAACTCCTGGACGTCGATAACGCCCATGTCAGCCAGGAGGAGATATGTCAAGGTCGCTGCTTTGG GTGGATGCTTGTATGCAGTAGGGGGTTATGATGGTTCCACCCACCTCTCGAGCATCGAGAAGTACGACCCACGGACAAACACCTGGACCTCCATCCCAAACATGATCAACCGACGAGTCAGTATGGGCGTGGCCGTCATAGCCAACCAGCTCTTCGTCGTCGGGGGTAGCGACGGGGCCATGTGCCTGAGCAGTGCGGAGAGCTTCAATCCGGAGATAAACCTGTGGGAACCGCTGCCCTCTATGTCGATCCGAAG gAGTACCCATGATGCAATAGCTCTTGATGGCCAGCTCTACGTTGTTGGGGGTAACGATGGAAGTAGTAGTCTGAATAGCGCAGAACGTTATGACCCCAAGACACATCGCTGGACGACGATATCTGGTATGTCAACGAGACGTAGTAGTGTGGGAGTAACGGTTGCTGACATCGTCGCATCGAGGGCGTCACACAATAGCGTCGCCGAGCAACAGTTATAG